A window of Coraliomargarita sinensis genomic DNA:
CGGATTGCGATTTCATGATCGAAGCAGGCGGTTTTATATCCATCAAAGATTCAAACGACATTATGGTAAAAGGCCCCTGCACGGTGGATTCAGCGGATTATAAGTATGTACACGGCCGGATTGAATCGCTGGATGACGGCATCGCCACCGTTTACGTGCCCGAGGGTTATGACATCGACGGCCTTTCACAAAAGAACCATCGCCTGATTTTTGACAGTCAGGGCTATGGCTTGGAACAACACCAGGCCAAATACAGCGACCCAAAATCAATTGGTAATCGGCGTGTTGAGGTTCGCCTTGGCTCAGGCAAAGCAGTCCAGGTCGGAAATATTGTGGTGATGAAGAAAAGTGGCGGGGCCGCCTCGACATTATCGATCCGAGGCTCCGATGGGGTCTACATCGATGGAATTGACTCCTATGTGGGAGGTGGTTGGGATGCCAAAAGCGGGTCCAAAAACCTGACATTCAAAAATATCCGCCTGCGCCCCGCACCCGGAACCAATCGGATTTTCGGTGGGAGTGCCGGGCAATTTCTTGTTCCCGACGGCGATGTCCTTTTCGACGGGTGTGAGTTCGGCGCCCACACCGATGATGGCATCAATTTATATCTACCGTTCCACATCACCTACAAGCAGACCGCCCCCGATCTGGTCCTCGTCGCTGGCAGAAGCGACCTCAATGTGGGCGATACTTTGGAATTTCGCGACTATCGAACCGGCAAAAAACAAACCGCTGTCATTTCGAAAATCAAAAGTGCATCGAGCGAAACCACGGACCAGATTAAATCGGATTGGGATGATTTTGAAGATGAGGTAGGCAGCAGATCCCAAAACGGAGCGATCCGACGATCCTATCATGTTCATCTGGAAAGGCCCGTTCAGGTAACCCCTTGGTCCTGGGTATTCAAGGTGGGGGGGCCGGGCAGCGGACCGGACAGCGTTACCGTGCGTAACTCTTATTTCCACGATGCTTCCGCCGAGCCGATTACGATGAAAGCGGCCAAACAAACCCTGATCGAAAACTGCGTGTTTATTCGAAACAGGGATGAATTTCATGCGGGGGCCCATTTTTATTGGTGGGAGGGCCCCCCGGCAAATAACGTCACGGTCCGAAACTCCGTTTTTGTCGCAACACCGATGAAATTGCAAGATGTAGGCGTCCTCAGGTTTAGTCTTCCTGGATGGAATTTACAACCCGGGGCGACTGCTTTGGAAAATATAACCGTGGAAAACAACTCCTTTTATGGGATTAATGCGCCCGCGGTCCAGGCGGCCAATGTGGACAATCTGGTCGTTCGAAACAATTATATCGAGTTGTCAGAAATATACTTCAATGGAGGAGGTAGATCGCAAGTGGGCAAATGTGCAATCCACCTGGACTCCGTCAGCAATGGTCTGGTTACGGGCAATGTCATCAAAATGCTGGACCCGAAACGTCAAGGCACGGCTATCCTGACAAAACACCTGAGCTCCACGCAGATCCGGGATAATCAGATCATCCATTTGGGCCCGGTAGCGCCGCATGTCGTGACATTCCGAAGGGAATTTCAAGGACCCGCCCGCATTTTTACTGGACGGGGATCGCTCGACCTCCTGGACCTCCGCCAGCGGTTATCCGGCCTGGATCATCGTCGATTTGAATAAGCCCAAGCCGATCCGTGAGATCAAAGTCGCACTTGGGGCGAGTCGGCCTTACCAATACAAGGTCGAGGGATCCAATTCTCTGGACGGGCCATACACGATAATCGTGGACCAGACACGCGCCCTGCCAGAATGTGACAGGGCGCGAAGCGGTAAATGGCTGCTCAGGCTGGGATCGAACCAGCGACCAAGTGATTAACAGTCACCTGCTCTACCGCTGAGCTACTGAGCAGTATGAAAGTCGGGTATGAAGGTAATTTTGGGGGGTGCTGTCAACATCTAGTCTGGAAAATTTTCAGGGTTTTGCGCGACGCTACTTTTTCGGAGTTAACGGGCGCTTGAGAGACTGTGATTCAAGGCTCCAGCGGGAGGACAGTGCGGCCTTACCCACGGCAGCAGCTATGGGTGCACCACCATCAAGCAGCGCGATGCGCAGGCCTTTGGGCTGGTTCGGCTCAGAGAGAAGCTTGTCGTAGATATCGAAGGCCATTTCGGAGGCGCCGAGTTCGTGCAGTAGATTGGCGATGCGCTGGACCAGTGCAGCCTCGTCTCGACTGAAGCTGGTGATGTAGCGAATTACTTTGAGGACTTCCAGCGCTTCTTTTTCCTGACCACGCTCCTTGTAAATCCGGCCCAAGCGGTAAGCCACAGCCAGTGAAGGATGTTTGAGAAAGAGTGTTCGCCCGTAAGCGAGGGCTTCATCTACTGAGGTCTCCGCTTCGAGTCGGTTCAACTGCCGAAGTCCCATATAGGCCGCAAAGGGTGCCTCGGTTGAACTCTCCAACTGGGCATCCAGATCTTTTTGGAAGGGCCGGTAGAGGGGATCGCCAACAGCTACCGTCTGCCAACTGAGAACAGGGTTACTGTACATAATAGCGTCGCCAAAATTATTCCCTCTGAGCAAGTGCTGTAAAAATAAGTGCGGCCGGACCGTAAACTCAAGGTAAGGCTCGTAGACGTAGCCGAAGGTGGCGCAGTACCCTTGAGAGATGAGTGGCCCGATCCACGACTTGGTGGCGGAACGAACGGTCGTCGCGGAAAAGCTGTGCAGATGGTAGGCAATCGCACCGGGCGGCACCGACCAACGGGCCTCACGCCAGGGGCCGTAGGCATTGGAACGATACCAGCCAAAATAGAGTGCGGGCGCATCGAGGCGGTCCTGATAGCCGCGCGGGCGTTTGCTGGTCTCGAACTCGGTATCAAAATAAGCGCCTTCCGCGAGATCACCGGCCTGATTGATCCATTCGTCGCCCTTGGCGTGGGGACCACCGGCATCGATGTAGGCACGACCCATTAAACCGTATTTCTCGGCCTGAATCGTTCGATCGATCAGCCGGATGACATCCGCTTTTGTCGGCCCGTCCAGACGGGCGACTTTAAGAATACGATTCGCATCGGAATCAGAAACCGGCTTACCCTCGAAATAAGGGTTCGCCTGGAAGGCGGTCATTGAAAGATTGGGTGGCGCAGGAAGCAGGGCCAGCTCGGAGTCCACCGAGGCACGATTCACCTTGAACTGCTTCGGAATCTTCTCCTGCCCGGGCTCGATCAGGTCGCCCGTATTGGCAATGCGCAGGGGGACTCCCCGGACAGTGACTAAAAAACGGATGCGATGCACCGAAACGGAAAGGCGTTCGCGTCCGTAGCGATCCTTTTCCGCGCTTTTCACTCCGTTGATCCACTCCCGTTCCAGCAACTCATCCAGCAGAGGATTACTGATGGTGGTCACATAATCACTCAGGCTAATAGTTTCGTCGCTGCTGGTTTTGAGCCGGACGATATTTTCAACCGGAATGCCACGCTGCTCGGCATAATACTCACCGATGGCGACTGAATCCGGATCGTTTTCGTTCACGACCACAACGACCGAATCCGCTTCGGCGGCGAAGCCCCCAACGCTCAGAGCCAGCGAGAGCCAAGCGAGAAGAAAACAGAAATTGTTCATTGTCTTCTTCACAGAATTAAAATGCCTCAATCCACTCAAAGTGCGCATGCGGCGTGCGCCATGAGCGAATTAGCTCTCGTCCTCTTCCTCTTCGTGATCGTCGCTTTCGTCAGGCGCATGATCGGGAGCATTGAACTTCAGCTTGCGCCGGCTCTCCGGTAAGGGTGAAAGAATTTGCGTGACCTGACGGCCGACCAGCTTGGGGTCGGAATCCGGCGTGGAAACACCGGTTAATTCGTCCGCCGCCATTTTCACGCGTTCGACACCGAGTTCCTTATGCTCGTTCTCACGGCCGCGGAACTGAAGGGTAAGCTTCACCTTGTTCCCATGGTCGAGAAAGCTTTCTGCCCGGCGCAGCTTGGTGACAAAGTCGTGCTGGTCGATCTTAACGCGAAACTTCACTTCTTTGAGCTTCGTCGTATGGCTCTTACTGTCCTTCTGCTTCTTACTTTCCTCGTATTTAAATTTTCCATAATCGAGGATCCGGCAAACTGGAGGCTTTGCCGTGGGCGAAACCTCGATCAATTCGAGCCCGACTTTCTTGGCCAACTCAAGCGCTTTGGCCGGGGGCATAACTCCAAGGTTGCCTCCTTCAGGACCGATGACACGCACTTCAGGTGCGCGAATGCGTTCATTACGTCTTGGACCGCGTGGCTTACGATTGCGGTTATATTTACCGCGTGAGTTCGGATATTTAGGCATTAATTAATTAGGCTTACGTATCACCCGCATACGGATGTGTGAATGGAAGAACCAACCGTTACAAAAGCCCGGGCAGCGAAGCGCCGCCCTTCTGAAAAGGCTTCTATCGTCATAGTGTGGGTTGAATGACCATGCGGGAAAAAAGAAATATGTAAGTATCCGATCCGAGCTTTCAACCCTAAATACTAAAGCTCTCGCCACAGCTACAACTGGACTTGGCATTCGGGTTACTGAATTTAAAACCTCCACCGACCATTTTGTCGGAGTAATCGAGCTCGGTGCCTTTGAGATAGAGCGCACTCTTGGTGTCGACCAGAATCAAGGCGCCTGAGGAACGAACGAGAATGTCACCCCGTTTGGGGGCTGCGACAAATTTCATTTTATAGCTTAAGCCGTTGCAACCACCGCCCGTGATCTTGACGCGTAGATAGTCCCCCTTCTGTTCGCGTTCCGTCAGGGCACTCAATTTGGCACCGGCAGCTGGTGTCACGAGGACGAGTTTCTCGTTTCCTTCGCGTACGCCTTCCGGTATTTCTAAAGCTTCAACCATAAATATAGCACTAGTCAAAATGGATACCGCCGCAACCATCAAGCGGTTAATTCCCGAAGCACTCGAACGGCCGCCGCAAAACTGCCGACATCCGCTCTCCCCTGGCCCGCCAATTCAAATGCGGTACCGTGGTCCGGACTGGTGCGAACGAAGGGCAGGCCCAGCGTCACATTGACCGCACGGTCAAACTCCAGTGTTTTCAAAGCGGCCAGGCCCTGATCGTGGTAAGCCGCCACCACGACATCGAAATCCCCCCTGAGCTGGCGATAAAAGACCGTGTCACCGGGCAAGCAGGAGGACAGGCCTGGCATATTCTCGCGCAGTCGATCCAAGGCCGGGTTCATCACCTCAATTTCCTCATTCCCGAGCAGCCCCTGCTCTCCGGCATGTGGATTCAATCCGCAGACGCCGATCCGGGGCTCAGCCACACCGTAAAGCTTAGCCAGGTCGTAGGCACGCGCCACGGCCTTTTCCAAACATGCCGCATCCAGCGCATCCGGCACTTCCCGCAAGGACATATGCCAGGTCGCCAAGACGACCTTCAACTTCTCTCCGACAAAAGCCATGGTCGGCTCCCCACCCCAGGCCTCGGCAAAAAATTCCGTCTGCCCGAGAAAAGAAAAGCCGGTCTGGTTGAGCCAGTGCTTGTTGACCGGTCCGGTCACCACTCCGCGGTAGCGACCTGCCTGGCAACCCTGGGCGGCAGCACCCATTGCTTCCAGGGCCAGCGCCGCACCCTCGACACTGGGTAAGCCCGGTTTCATATCGAAGGACGCCTCACCCACCGGCAGCGTCCGCACTCCGGTTCGGGCATGAAGGTCCTCCAACCAATGCGCGGGACCAATAACGACCGCCTCAGTCGCGAGTGACGCATCCTTGTTCAGGGCGGACTCAATTACATCGGGACCGACGCCTGCCGGATCGCCACAGGTAATGGCAATGGGGAGTTTATCCAGCGGTGCACTCATCAACCGAAAAGATTCATCTGCGGTTCCTTGACCATATCGTAAAGTTTGAGCACACGCATGAGCTGGAGCAGCTCCGATTTCTGGTAGCTGTGGTTCACTTCGACATGCCGGAGGAGATTCTCCAGAATCGTGCTGAAAGTAATGATCCCATCGATCCCGCTTTCTTGAAATAAGCTGATCGCTTCGCTGCGCTGCGGGTCGCTGGTCGGTATTCCCGGCAAGACCAGAATCTTCTTACAGGACACTTGCTCCGTCGAAGTCTCTTCATCGAAAAGAGCTTCCTCAAAATCAAAATATTGGTCCGCTCTATTGAGAACATTCTTCTTCAGGTAATCAAAAATCCGCGAGCTGCTTTTTAAGATGGACGGTGTAAAACGTGAGCTGTGCCAGGCCTGCACCACCACGACCGCACGTTGGATCTTCAGCATATCCGCGGAAAAGAGCTGATAGCCAGTTTCCGCATCATCGGCCGGTGCACCGGGATTATACACCACCAGTGCAATGGCTTCATCCGCTTGTTTCTTACGGGTCTGCACCTGATACTTCTTCAGCTGACGCACAAAGAACTTATTCAGTTCGAAGTACTCGCGCACGATATTTTCATCAAAGCCAGCCATGATGGTTTAAGAATTGCCTCTAAATACTAAAGGTCAATGCCATCGCGCCGATCAGACATTTCTCATTCATACTTCTAAAACATATTAGGAAAGACACTTATTCCATGTCATTCTACCCTCTGACATGCTGGCATGCGCAAGCGCAGCCTCTACTGATCGACACAACGACAAATTCAAACCGTGTAGGGCTTCTTGAAAATCGCCCCACTCCGGCGCCGCTCGGCAATCCGGTCCTTTTCCTCCTCATTCATCGGGGCCGGGTCGCCGGTCGCCGGGTCGATCTTCCACATAGCCGGCTTCAGATCGTGATCCACCGCAACCCGGTAATCGAAGACAAAACAATCGCCTTCCCAGAGGCTCTTGTCCTTCGGCATCATTTCGAGATAGCGCAAAATGCCGCCCTTGAGGTGGTAGACGTTTTTAAAACCCTTCTTCTTCAGGTAGGCCGTCGAACGCTCACAGCGAATCCCGCCGGTGCAATACATGGCAATCTTCTGGTCCTCTTTACCCTTGAGCTGCTCGTCGACAAACTTGGCGAAAGACACAAAATCCTCGGTGTCCGGATTGGTCGCCCCTTTAAATCGACCGACCTCCACTTCGTAGTCGTTGCGGGTATCGATGGTGATGACATCCGGATCCTGGATCAGATCATTCCACTCATCAGGCTCAAGATAGGTGCCCACCACATCGCGGGGATCGGCATTCTCCTGCCGGAAGGTGACAATTTCAGGCTTCTTTTTCACCTTGAACTTCGGGAACGGGCAGAAATCCGCGTAGGAATATTTGACATCCATGCCCTCAAAGCGCGGATCGGACTTCAGCAAGGCAATCGTACTGTCGATGGCCTCGTGTGAACCGGCACAGGTCGAGTTGACGCCCTCGGGCGCGACGATCAAAGTCCCGCGCAGGCCGACTTCCAAACCATGGTCCACCAATCGCTCGGCCCACTCATCGCGGTCCGGCAGTTCGGTAAAATGATAAAAAGCGGCTATTTTCCAACTGTCTGACATGCGGCACATATGTGCCGAGTAAAAGTGAAAGTGAAGGTGAAAGTGAAAGTGAGCATTTGATCCAAAACACGAATGGCCGCTTCTGTTTTCTTTCTTGTGCATGGCAAGCAGACCTGTCACTCCCCTACGACTTCACTGCGAACAGTAGCCACCGGATTCTCACTGATCGTTTTTTTAACCGTTCATTAACGTGAATCGACGTTAATTTTTTATGAGCATTTTCGGCACATTGATTCGTCCTGCCGGCAAGACGATATCCGCAGGCACACGGAATGAACCCAGAGTGCCCGAATATTTTGCTGACTCACTCAATTGCTCACGCTGAATCCTCCCTATCATTTA
This region includes:
- a CDS encoding right-handed parallel beta-helix repeat-containing protein, whose amino-acid sequence is MSEKSPSTPKNRAISLLSLLFILMIALGAYLYSSTGPIDSATEAKSISSGEAPVEEVRAGAPKSIKQALEARFGIKAFHRNYSFDDPTYAVTYTPEEKEAQRKAGAALKEEIQAAIDSGETSYTATPGFYRFADGGIGFRNAENFTLNIADCDFMIEAGGFISIKDSNDIMVKGPCTVDSADYKYVHGRIESLDDGIATVYVPEGYDIDGLSQKNHRLIFDSQGYGLEQHQAKYSDPKSIGNRRVEVRLGSGKAVQVGNIVVMKKSGGAASTLSIRGSDGVYIDGIDSYVGGGWDAKSGSKNLTFKNIRLRPAPGTNRIFGGSAGQFLVPDGDVLFDGCEFGAHTDDGINLYLPFHITYKQTAPDLVLVAGRSDLNVGDTLEFRDYRTGKKQTAVISKIKSASSETTDQIKSDWDDFEDEVGSRSQNGAIRRSYHVHLERPVQVTPWSWVFKVGGPGSGPDSVTVRNSYFHDASAEPITMKAAKQTLIENCVFIRNRDEFHAGAHFYWWEGPPANNVTVRNSVFVATPMKLQDVGVLRFSLPGWNLQPGATALENITVENNSFYGINAPAVQAANVDNLVVRNNYIELSEIYFNGGGRSQVGKCAIHLDSVSNGLVTGNVIKMLDPKRQGTAILTKHLSSTQIRDNQIIHLGPVAPHVVTFRREFQGPARIFTGRGSLDLLDLRQRLSGLDHRRFE
- a CDS encoding discoidin domain-containing protein, with product MDGDRSTSWTSASGYPAWIIVDLNKPKPIREIKVALGASRPYQYKVEGSNSLDGPYTIIVDQTRALPECDRARSGKWLLRLGSNQRPSD
- a CDS encoding TIGR03790 family protein → MNNFCFLLAWLSLALSVGGFAAEADSVVVVVNENDPDSVAIGEYYAEQRGIPVENIVRLKTSSDETISLSDYVTTISNPLLDELLEREWINGVKSAEKDRYGRERLSVSVHRIRFLVTVRGVPLRIANTGDLIEPGQEKIPKQFKVNRASVDSELALLPAPPNLSMTAFQANPYFEGKPVSDSDANRILKVARLDGPTKADVIRLIDRTIQAEKYGLMGRAYIDAGGPHAKGDEWINQAGDLAEGAYFDTEFETSKRPRGYQDRLDAPALYFGWYRSNAYGPWREARWSVPPGAIAYHLHSFSATTVRSATKSWIGPLISQGYCATFGYVYEPYLEFTVRPHLFLQHLLRGNNFGDAIMYSNPVLSWQTVAVGDPLYRPFQKDLDAQLESSTEAPFAAYMGLRQLNRLEAETSVDEALAYGRTLFLKHPSLAVAYRLGRIYKERGQEKEALEVLKVIRYITSFSRDEAALVQRIANLLHELGASEMAFDIYDKLLSEPNQPKGLRIALLDGGAPIAAAVGKAALSSRWSLESQSLKRPLTPKK
- the infC gene encoding translation initiation factor IF-3, which codes for MPKYPNSRGKYNRNRKPRGPRRNERIRAPEVRVIGPEGGNLGVMPPAKALELAKKVGLELIEVSPTAKPPVCRILDYGKFKYEESKKQKDSKSHTTKLKEVKFRVKIDQHDFVTKLRRAESFLDHGNKVKLTLQFRGRENEHKELGVERVKMAADELTGVSTPDSDPKLVGRQVTQILSPLPESRRKLKFNAPDHAPDESDDHEEEEDES
- a CDS encoding HesB/IscA family protein, whose amino-acid sequence is MVEALEIPEGVREGNEKLVLVTPAAGAKLSALTEREQKGDYLRVKITGGGCNGLSYKMKFVAAPKRGDILVRSSGALILVDTKSALYLKGTELDYSDKMVGGGFKFSNPNAKSSCSCGESFSI
- the pdxA gene encoding 4-hydroxythreonine-4-phosphate dehydrogenase PdxA, encoding MSAPLDKLPIAITCGDPAGVGPDVIESALNKDASLATEAVVIGPAHWLEDLHARTGVRTLPVGEASFDMKPGLPSVEGAALALEAMGAAAQGCQAGRYRGVVTGPVNKHWLNQTGFSFLGQTEFFAEAWGGEPTMAFVGEKLKVVLATWHMSLREVPDALDAACLEKAVARAYDLAKLYGVAEPRIGVCGLNPHAGEQGLLGNEEIEVMNPALDRLRENMPGLSSCLPGDTVFYRQLRGDFDVVVAAYHDQGLAALKTLEFDRAVNVTLGLPFVRTSPDHGTAFELAGQGRADVGSFAAAVRVLRELTA
- a CDS encoding rhodanese-related sulfurtransferase, encoding MSDSWKIAAFYHFTELPDRDEWAERLVDHGLEVGLRGTLIVAPEGVNSTCAGSHEAIDSTIALLKSDPRFEGMDVKYSYADFCPFPKFKVKKKPEIVTFRQENADPRDVVGTYLEPDEWNDLIQDPDVITIDTRNDYEVEVGRFKGATNPDTEDFVSFAKFVDEQLKGKEDQKIAMYCTGGIRCERSTAYLKKKGFKNVYHLKGGILRYLEMMPKDKSLWEGDCFVFDYRVAVDHDLKPAMWKIDPATGDPAPMNEEEKDRIAERRRSGAIFKKPYTV